A single genomic interval of Amycolatopsis albispora harbors:
- a CDS encoding VOC family protein encodes MAITQIYLNLPVSDLEVSKKVYTAMGGTINPDFTGDTSAQVVFADAIVVQLMTRETFATFTKRSTSDGPIEVISALAAGSREEVDRLADAALAAGGTEPREAQDIGWLYNRAVDDPDGHSWELLAYHPAGGQG; translated from the coding sequence ATGGCCATCACGCAGATCTACCTCAACCTGCCGGTCTCCGACCTGGAGGTGAGCAAGAAGGTGTACACCGCGATGGGCGGGACGATCAACCCGGACTTCACCGGTGACACCTCGGCCCAGGTGGTGTTCGCCGACGCGATCGTGGTGCAGCTGATGACCCGCGAGACGTTCGCGACCTTCACCAAGCGGTCCACATCGGACGGTCCGATCGAGGTGATCAGCGCGCTGGCCGCCGGTTCGCGGGAAGAAGTGGACCGACTGGCCGACGCGGCGCTGGCCGCGGGCGGCACCGAGCCACGCGAGGCGCAGGACATCGGCTGGCTGTACAACCGGGCCGTCGACGACCCGGACGGGCACAGCTGGGAACTCCTCGCCTACCACCCGGCCGGTGGCCAGGGCTGA
- a CDS encoding fibronectin type III domain-containing protein, whose product MATSGSGRWRRRTPLVSTVTALAAAVVVAVSGAAKPGAQVDFLQSGHWVFNSVLEAVFHLDGASGAIDARAAMPGAAPGSQVVQGETGGYVVGGNRIIEFGKSDLEVKKSVSPGTDERPVAIEVAGGPYLVYRQAGRIVRLGDSLTTVPAGGALGEPVATSAGSVWVHQPASGAICELARDADRLACPPGAPAGHTGGLTVVADQPVFVDTTTDTAHPIGADGLGQGTALGIDAPPQARFTATDVAGRIAVLDPPGHRMHLVDTGPAKSPPVSVDLPAGDYAELASAGEAVVLLDRAKNAVLTYDPRGQLKTNVPMPPGEPRLARGEDSRVYVDSHDGGHVLVVAGDGAVRPVPVAEPPPPVAPPPPPQPQQPVPPPAQPDRQPPAQPQRQQPKPPAQQQQQPPPANPASPPGAPPGVRATAGNAALTVNWGAAAPNGGAVRNYHVSWSSSAGSGSKTVGGAARSTTLSGLANGTTYTITVTAENVAGRGSGAATSGTPIAPERSITLSRGSSVTTIDDCSIPECAYMRIAAKGFTPGQSYTFVPHATATSYRGGSSTRTAGPDGSITFEAFHFDQIDETVWVTADGVESNRITWAKS is encoded by the coding sequence GTGGCGACCAGTGGATCGGGCCGATGGCGGCGGCGCACACCGTTGGTCAGCACGGTGACCGCGCTCGCGGCCGCGGTGGTGGTGGCGGTGTCCGGGGCGGCGAAACCGGGTGCTCAGGTGGATTTCCTCCAGTCCGGGCACTGGGTGTTCAATTCAGTGCTGGAGGCGGTTTTCCACCTCGACGGCGCGAGCGGCGCCATCGACGCGCGGGCGGCGATGCCCGGCGCGGCGCCGGGCAGCCAGGTGGTCCAGGGTGAAACCGGCGGCTACGTGGTCGGCGGCAATCGCATCATCGAATTCGGCAAATCCGATCTCGAGGTCAAAAAATCGGTCAGCCCAGGAACGGACGAGCGGCCGGTGGCCATCGAGGTCGCCGGCGGGCCGTACCTGGTGTACCGGCAGGCGGGCCGGATCGTCCGCCTCGGCGACTCGCTGACCACCGTGCCCGCCGGTGGCGCGCTGGGTGAACCGGTGGCCACCAGCGCGGGCTCGGTGTGGGTGCACCAGCCCGCCAGCGGCGCGATCTGCGAACTGGCGCGCGACGCCGACCGGCTGGCCTGCCCGCCCGGCGCCCCCGCCGGGCACACCGGCGGCCTGACCGTGGTCGCCGACCAGCCCGTTTTTGTCGACACCACCACCGACACCGCGCACCCGATCGGCGCGGACGGCCTCGGCCAGGGCACCGCGCTCGGCATCGACGCACCACCGCAGGCCCGGTTCACCGCCACCGACGTGGCGGGCCGGATCGCCGTGCTCGACCCGCCCGGCCACCGGATGCACCTGGTGGACACCGGCCCGGCCAAGTCGCCACCGGTGTCGGTCGACCTGCCCGCCGGGGACTACGCCGAACTCGCCTCCGCGGGGGAGGCGGTGGTGCTGCTCGACCGCGCGAAGAACGCCGTGCTCACCTACGATCCGCGCGGCCAGCTGAAGACCAACGTGCCGATGCCGCCCGGCGAGCCGCGCCTGGCCAGGGGCGAGGATTCCCGGGTCTACGTGGACAGCCACGACGGCGGGCACGTCCTGGTCGTGGCGGGCGACGGCGCGGTGCGGCCGGTCCCGGTCGCCGAGCCGCCGCCACCAGTCGCTCCGCCCCCGCCGCCGCAACCACAGCAGCCGGTGCCGCCGCCGGCCCAGCCGGACCGGCAGCCGCCTGCCCAACCCCAGCGGCAGCAACCAAAACCACCGGCGCAGCAGCAACAGCAGCCGCCCCCGGCGAACCCGGCCAGCCCGCCGGGCGCACCACCCGGTGTCCGGGCCACCGCGGGGAACGCGGCCCTCACGGTGAACTGGGGTGCCGCCGCGCCCAACGGCGGCGCGGTGCGCAACTACCACGTGTCGTGGTCGTCCAGTGCGGGCAGCGGCTCGAAGACCGTCGGCGGCGCGGCCCGCTCGACCACGCTCAGCGGCCTGGCCAACGGCACCACCTACACGATCACCGTGACCGCGGAGAACGTGGCTGGCCGCGGTTCCGGCGCCGCGACCAGCGGTACGCCCATCGCGCCGGAGCGGTCGATCACGCTGTCCCGCGGCTCGTCGGTGACCACCATCGACGACTGCTCGATCCCCGAATGCGCGTACATGCGCATCGCCGCGAAGGGGTTCACCCCGGGGCAGTCCTACACGTTCGTGCCGCACGCCACCGCGACCTCCTACCGGGGCGGGTCGTCCACCCGCACCGCCGGACCCGACGGCAGCATCACCTTCGAAGCCTTCCACTTCGACCAGATCGACGAGACCGTGTGGGTCACCGCCGACGGCGTCGAATCCAACCGGATCACCTGGGCCAAGAGCTGA
- a CDS encoding glucose 1-dehydrogenase: MRALTVVPGERDSLEVSELPEPEPGPGDLLVDGIAVGVCGTDKDIVAGEYGEAPGTGHRLVLGHESLGRVRQAPTGSGFRPGDLVAGVVRRPDPEPCGACAHGEFDMCRNGRYTERGIKGHHGYASERWTVDADYAVRVDDELGELGVLVEPASVVAKAWEQIDRIGARSWFEPARVLVTGAGPIGLLAALLATQRAGADLDVHVLDQVTDGPKPELVTGLGATYHHRGLDDVADRIRPDVIVEATGAGPVVLDAMRRNAACGIVCLTGVSSGGRRFEIDAGALNRAIVLENDVVFGSVNANLRHYRLATEALAKADPAWLAGVITRRVPLAEAATAFTTRRDDVKVVLTLSDQPS, translated from the coding sequence GTGCGAGCGTTGACCGTCGTCCCGGGTGAGCGGGACTCACTCGAGGTGAGCGAACTGCCCGAACCGGAACCCGGTCCGGGTGACCTGCTGGTGGACGGGATCGCCGTCGGGGTGTGCGGTACCGACAAGGACATCGTCGCCGGTGAATACGGCGAGGCGCCCGGCACCGGCCACCGGCTGGTGCTCGGACACGAATCGCTCGGCCGCGTGCGGCAGGCACCCACCGGGAGCGGGTTCCGGCCGGGCGACCTGGTCGCCGGGGTGGTGCGCAGGCCGGACCCCGAACCCTGCGGTGCCTGCGCGCACGGTGAGTTCGACATGTGCCGCAACGGCCGCTACACCGAGCGCGGCATCAAGGGCCACCACGGTTACGCCAGTGAACGGTGGACTGTCGACGCGGACTACGCCGTCCGCGTCGACGACGAACTCGGTGAGCTGGGCGTGCTCGTGGAGCCCGCCTCGGTGGTGGCCAAGGCCTGGGAGCAGATCGACCGGATCGGCGCCCGTTCCTGGTTCGAGCCCGCCCGCGTGCTGGTCACCGGTGCCGGGCCGATCGGATTGCTGGCCGCGCTGCTGGCCACCCAGCGCGCCGGTGCCGATCTCGACGTGCACGTGCTCGACCAGGTGACCGACGGTCCCAAGCCGGAACTGGTCACCGGCCTCGGCGCGACGTACCACCACCGGGGCCTCGACGACGTCGCCGACCGGATCCGGCCGGACGTCATCGTCGAGGCCACCGGCGCCGGTCCGGTGGTGCTGGACGCGATGCGCCGCAACGCCGCCTGCGGCATCGTCTGCCTGACCGGCGTCTCCTCGGGAGGCAGGCGGTTCGAGATCGACGCCGGTGCGCTGAACCGGGCCATCGTGCTGGAGAACGACGTGGTGTTCGGCTCGGTCAACGCCAACCTCCGCCACTACCGGCTCGCCACCGAGGCACTGGCCAAGGCGGACCCGGCCTGGCTGGCCGGGGTGATCACCCGCCGGGTGCCGCTGGCGGAAGCGGCCACCGCCTTCACCACCCGGCGGGACGACGTCAAGGTGGTGCTCACCCTCAGCGATCAGCCGAGCTGA
- a CDS encoding MFS transporter: MTNNPPDARQLRTILITVSIALMAVIASVTGLNVAQTHLAVEFGAAHDTVLWIINSYTLTLAALLLPLGAIGDRLGRKPMLVAGLGIFGAANLLAAMAPTAEVMIAARVAAGAGAAMIMPITLAVITSTFPDEQRGKAIGVWTGVAGGGGVLGMFLSALLVDVADWRWLFALPLALVAVALGLTLKAVPDSRERSAHPFDTVGALTSSVAVAGLIFVLQEGPERGWTAPATLLSLAIGLAAGIGFVAWELRRRDASLLDVRLFRERGLAGGSITLLAVFGVQAGIAVVLFPFFQAVLGWSGLVSTAAMMPMALMMMLTSGLAPRMAARIGARATMTAGIALAGAGLALMALFVSAADGYLSILPGMLAMGIGMGLSMTPSTEAITGSLPPEKQGVASALNDITREFGTALGVAMLGALVAAGYRGAIDDRLHGIPQDAADIAREGIANAAAVSDSAGGHAQQLVHAAQESFVDGWQQAMWAGVAVLGALLAYIALRGPKNPAVVAEPALSSADR; this comes from the coding sequence ATGACCAACAACCCACCGGACGCACGTCAGCTGCGCACCATCCTGATCACCGTCTCCATCGCGCTGATGGCCGTGATCGCGTCGGTGACCGGGCTCAACGTCGCCCAGACCCACCTGGCCGTCGAATTCGGCGCCGCGCACGACACGGTGCTGTGGATCATCAACAGCTACACCCTGACCCTGGCCGCGCTGCTGCTGCCGCTCGGCGCGATCGGTGACCGGCTCGGCCGCAAACCCATGCTGGTCGCCGGGCTCGGCATCTTCGGCGCCGCCAACCTCCTGGCGGCCATGGCCCCGACCGCGGAAGTGATGATCGCGGCCCGCGTGGCGGCCGGAGCCGGCGCCGCGATGATCATGCCGATCACCCTCGCCGTGATCACCTCGACCTTTCCCGACGAGCAACGCGGGAAGGCGATCGGCGTGTGGACCGGCGTCGCCGGGGGCGGCGGCGTCCTGGGCATGTTCCTGTCCGCGCTCCTGGTCGACGTCGCGGACTGGCGCTGGCTGTTCGCGCTGCCGCTCGCGCTGGTCGCCGTGGCACTGGGCCTGACGCTGAAGGCGGTGCCCGACTCGCGTGAGCGCTCGGCCCATCCGTTCGACACCGTCGGCGCGCTGACGTCGTCGGTTGCCGTGGCCGGTCTCATCTTCGTGCTGCAGGAAGGGCCCGAACGCGGCTGGACCGCACCCGCGACCCTGCTCAGCCTCGCCATCGGCCTCGCCGCCGGTATCGGTTTCGTGGCCTGGGAACTGCGCCGCCGGGACGCGTCGCTGCTGGACGTCCGCCTGTTCCGGGAGCGCGGGCTGGCCGGCGGCTCGATCACGCTGCTGGCGGTCTTCGGGGTGCAGGCGGGCATCGCCGTGGTCCTGTTCCCGTTCTTCCAGGCGGTGCTCGGCTGGTCGGGCCTGGTGTCCACGGCGGCCATGATGCCGATGGCCCTGATGATGATGCTGACCTCCGGGCTGGCGCCCAGGATGGCCGCCCGGATCGGCGCCCGCGCGACCATGACCGCGGGCATCGCACTGGCCGGGGCGGGTCTGGCGCTGATGGCGCTGTTCGTTTCCGCGGCGGACGGCTACCTGTCGATCCTGCCGGGCATGCTCGCCATGGGCATTGGCATGGGCCTGTCGATGACGCCGTCCACCGAGGCCATCACCGGTTCCCTGCCGCCGGAGAAGCAGGGCGTCGCCTCGGCGCTCAACGACATCACCCGCGAGTTCGGCACCGCGCTCGGCGTGGCCATGCTGGGCGCACTGGTGGCCGCGGGCTACCGGGGCGCGATCGACGACCGGCTGCACGGCATTCCCCAGGACGCGGCGGACATCGCCCGCGAAGGCATCGCCAACGCCGCTGCTGTCTCGGACAGCGCCGGCGGGCACGCGCAGCAACTCGTCCACGCCGCCCAGGAGTCCTTTGTGGACGGATGGCAGCAGGCCATGTGGGCGGGCGTGGCCGTCCTGGGCGCGCTGCTCGCCTACATCGCGCTGCGCGGCCCGAAGAACCCGGCGGTGGTGGCGGAACCGGCCCTCAGCTCGGCTGATCGCTGA
- a CDS encoding helix-turn-helix transcriptional regulator: MTQEEGALEGLVRKRIRALRVAQGLSLEELATRAHLSQSSLSRIENGRRRLALDQLVTLARALDTTLDQLVENAADDVVINPMTHGPHGLSWPIKADPAMSVMRRRLSGPPPDDPAKMRAHAGREWFVVLSGTAILMLGQRRFRIETNQAAEFPTMMPHALGAEGRPCEILFIFDRDARRGHREHDHAESD, from the coding sequence ATGACGCAAGAAGAGGGTGCACTGGAAGGCCTCGTGCGCAAACGCATTCGTGCGCTGCGGGTCGCGCAAGGCCTGTCGCTGGAGGAACTGGCCACGCGCGCCCACCTCAGCCAGTCCTCGTTGAGCCGGATCGAGAACGGCAGGCGGCGCCTGGCGCTGGACCAGCTCGTCACCCTGGCCCGCGCCCTGGACACCACGCTCGACCAGCTCGTCGAGAACGCCGCCGACGACGTGGTCATCAATCCGATGACCCACGGTCCCCACGGGCTGAGCTGGCCGATCAAGGCGGACCCGGCGATGAGCGTCATGCGGCGGCGGCTGAGCGGGCCGCCGCCCGACGACCCCGCCAAGATGCGCGCCCACGCGGGCCGCGAATGGTTCGTGGTGCTGTCCGGCACCGCGATCCTGATGCTGGGGCAGCGCCGCTTCCGCATCGAGACCAACCAGGCCGCCGAGTTCCCGACGATGATGCCGCACGCGCTCGGCGCCGAGGGTCGTCCTTGCGAGATTCTGTTCATCTTCGACCGCGACGCCCGGCGTGGGCATCGCGAGCACGACCACGCGGAGAGCGACTGA
- a CDS encoding class I SAM-dependent methyltransferase: MTHTHQHHHHGQAEILDLDAEVLAEHLAAIVSWLPLTSGPRQIVDLAAGTGAGTFALLERFPEAQVTAVDASPEHLERLREKACARGVEDQVGTVLADLDAPTWPDLGTPDLVWASAAMHHMADPDRALRTVRELLADGGLFAVVELAGLPRFLPENAPADRPGLEERAHAVADRAHAVPHRGADWGPLLSTAGFTVADKLTVAIEIEASRNEAIGHYALNVLRRLRGAVADGLAADDLAAFDRLLDTTGPQSLLHRADLALRTERRVWAARRD, translated from the coding sequence ATGACACACACCCACCAGCACCACCACCACGGACAGGCGGAGATCCTCGACCTGGACGCCGAAGTCCTCGCCGAGCACCTCGCCGCCATCGTCAGCTGGCTGCCGCTGACGAGCGGCCCGCGGCAGATCGTCGACCTGGCCGCCGGTACGGGCGCGGGCACCTTCGCATTGCTCGAGCGCTTCCCGGAGGCGCAGGTCACCGCGGTCGACGCCTCGCCGGAACACCTGGAGCGGCTGCGGGAGAAGGCCTGCGCCCGTGGTGTCGAAGACCAGGTGGGCACCGTGCTGGCCGACCTCGACGCCCCGACCTGGCCCGACCTCGGCACGCCCGACCTCGTGTGGGCGTCGGCCGCCATGCACCACATGGCCGACCCCGATCGGGCCCTGCGCACCGTCCGCGAGCTGCTGGCGGACGGTGGCCTGTTCGCCGTCGTCGAGCTGGCTGGCCTGCCCCGGTTCCTGCCCGAGAACGCCCCCGCCGACCGGCCCGGTCTCGAAGAGCGTGCCCACGCCGTGGCCGACCGCGCCCACGCCGTGCCCCACCGCGGTGCCGACTGGGGTCCGTTGCTGAGCACCGCCGGCTTCACCGTGGCCGACAAGCTCACCGTCGCCATCGAAATCGAGGCGTCCCGCAACGAGGCGATCGGCCACTACGCCCTGAACGTGCTGCGGCGCCTTCGCGGCGCCGTGGCCGATGGCCTCGCGGCGGACGACCTCGCCGCGTTCGACCGGCTGCTCGACACCACCGGCCCGCAGAGCCTCCTGCACCGCGCTGACCTGGCGCTCCGCACCGAACGCAGGGTCTGGGCCGCGCGCCGCGACTGA
- a CDS encoding helix-turn-helix domain-containing protein: MPRFPTGESVLARVADLPVATTSRLVAELVAHGLLARDPDGRVPVLRTAARALSRVLGFQSLRMPF; encoded by the coding sequence ATGCCCAGGTTCCCCACGGGCGAGTCGGTCCTCGCCCGCGTGGCGGACCTGCCGGTCGCGACCACGTCCCGGCTGGTCGCCGAACTGGTGGCGCACGGCCTGCTCGCGCGTGACCCGGACGGCCGGGTCCCGGTGCTGCGGACGGCGGCGAGGGCGCTCTCGCGTGTGCTCGGCTTCCAATCATTGAGAATGCCCTTCTGA
- a CDS encoding maleylpyruvate isomerase family mycothiol-dependent enzyme: protein MDTSAYLTAVVEQTRTLAEWVDNQDESAPVPTCPKWTLADLVDHVGATQRMVTMLVGGRMTDPSDAFAGYVPAPADSAEWRTWLNDGAAEAKQAFDSVTDDTPVWDPSGADAGVPFWSRRLFGEISVHRADAAAALGKDYELEPEHAAGAIEDWLDTMTSRGYWENKPDFAKAMRGDGQTLHFHTTDAAGEWLARREPDRVALEHSHTKADVAVRGPATDLLLVLSRRRPLAEAPQLEVLGERALFAHWIDHMDWTTDT, encoded by the coding sequence ATGGACACGTCCGCGTATTTGACTGCCGTGGTCGAGCAGACGAGAACACTGGCCGAATGGGTAGACAACCAGGACGAGTCGGCCCCGGTGCCGACTTGTCCTAAATGGACACTGGCCGACCTGGTCGACCACGTCGGCGCGACGCAGCGCATGGTCACCATGCTGGTGGGCGGGCGGATGACCGACCCGAGCGACGCGTTCGCCGGCTACGTCCCGGCGCCGGCCGATTCGGCCGAATGGCGCACCTGGCTGAACGACGGCGCCGCCGAGGCCAAGCAGGCCTTCGACTCGGTCACCGACGACACGCCGGTTTGGGATCCGTCCGGCGCCGACGCGGGCGTACCGTTCTGGTCGCGGCGCCTGTTCGGTGAGATCTCCGTGCACCGCGCGGACGCCGCCGCGGCGCTCGGCAAGGACTACGAGCTGGAGCCGGAACACGCGGCCGGGGCCATCGAAGACTGGCTGGACACCATGACCTCGCGTGGTTACTGGGAGAACAAGCCGGACTTCGCCAAGGCGATGCGCGGTGACGGCCAGACCCTGCACTTCCACACCACCGACGCGGCGGGCGAGTGGCTGGCCCGCCGCGAACCGGACCGGGTCGCGCTGGAACACTCGCACACCAAGGCCGACGTGGCCGTCCGCGGCCCGGCCACCGACCTCCTGCTCGTGCTCAGCCGGCGCCGCCCACTCGCGGAGGCGCCCCAGTTGGAGGTACTGGGGGAGCGGGCTCTCTTTGCGCACTGGATCGACCACATGGACTGGACCACCGACACCTGA
- a CDS encoding FdhF/YdeP family oxidoreductase has protein sequence MTTLDDPSDNLSVTPPKTWAAGVPAVAHALGYSLAENTPRRTALTLLNLNQAGGIDCPGCAWPEPGRRHRNEYCENGAKHVNDEATTRRVTAEFFRQHPIAELDAKSDLWLNQQGRLTEPMVKRPGATHYQPIGWDEAFGLLAAELRGLASPDEALFYTSGRLNNEAAFLLQLFARAFGTNNLPDCSNMCHESSGAALQETLGIGKGSVSLDDIHQADLIFVVGQNPGTNHPRMLSALERTKRNGGQVVAVNPLPEAGLMRFKNPQNVRGVLGRGTAIADQFLQIRPGGDLALFQALNRMLLEAEDNAPGQVLDHEFIRSHTTGFDAFTEHARSIQWDDVLSATGLTHAEIERLHERVLGSRKIIVCWAMGLTQHKHGVPTIRELVNFLLLRGNIGRPGAGVCPVRGHSNVQGDRTMGIWERMPQSFLDALGAEFGFTPPAEHGLDSVGAIRAMRDGHAKVFVGVAGNFVRATPDSAVTEAAMRRCRLTVQISTKLNRSHTVCGETALILPTLGRSDRDVQASGEQFVTVEDSMSEVHASRGRLAPASEQLLSEVAIICRLARRVLGDTVSLPWTEFEADYGTIRDRIARVVPGFEDFNRRVAEPGGFALPNPVNRGVFPTPSGKAVFTRNEFTMVRAPEGHLVLQSLRSHDQWNTIPYAMNDRYRGIHDARRVVLVNPDDLSALGFEDRELVDIVSVWHDGTERRAEGFRVVAYPAAQGSAAAYYPETNVLVPLDSVADISNTPTSKGIVVRLEKPAA, from the coding sequence ATGACCACGCTCGACGACCCCAGCGACAACCTGTCCGTCACCCCGCCCAAGACCTGGGCGGCCGGAGTTCCGGCGGTCGCGCACGCGCTCGGGTACTCGCTGGCCGAGAACACGCCCCGGCGGACCGCGCTGACCCTGCTGAACCTCAACCAGGCCGGCGGCATCGACTGCCCCGGCTGCGCCTGGCCGGAACCGGGCCGCCGCCACCGCAACGAGTACTGCGAGAACGGTGCCAAGCACGTCAACGACGAGGCCACCACCCGCCGGGTCACCGCGGAGTTCTTCCGGCAGCACCCCATCGCCGAACTGGACGCGAAGTCCGACCTCTGGCTGAACCAGCAGGGACGGCTGACCGAGCCGATGGTCAAACGGCCCGGCGCCACGCACTACCAGCCGATCGGCTGGGACGAGGCGTTCGGCCTGCTGGCCGCCGAACTGCGCGGCCTGGCCTCCCCGGACGAGGCGCTGTTCTACACCTCCGGGCGGCTGAACAACGAAGCCGCGTTCCTGCTGCAGTTGTTCGCCCGCGCCTTCGGCACCAACAACCTGCCGGACTGCTCGAACATGTGCCACGAGTCCAGCGGCGCCGCGCTGCAGGAAACCCTGGGCATTGGCAAGGGCAGCGTGTCGCTGGACGACATCCACCAGGCGGACCTGATCTTCGTCGTCGGGCAGAACCCCGGGACCAACCACCCGCGCATGCTCTCCGCGCTGGAGCGGACCAAGCGCAACGGCGGTCAGGTCGTCGCGGTCAACCCGCTGCCGGAGGCCGGGTTGATGCGGTTCAAGAACCCGCAGAACGTGCGCGGTGTGCTCGGCCGGGGGACCGCGATCGCCGACCAGTTCCTGCAGATCCGGCCCGGTGGTGACCTGGCGTTGTTCCAGGCGCTCAACCGCATGCTGCTGGAGGCCGAGGACAACGCCCCGGGGCAGGTGCTGGACCACGAGTTCATCCGCTCGCACACCACCGGGTTCGACGCCTTCACCGAGCACGCCCGGTCGATCCAGTGGGACGACGTGCTGTCCGCCACCGGCCTGACGCACGCGGAAATCGAGCGGCTGCACGAGCGGGTGCTGGGCAGCAGGAAGATCATCGTGTGCTGGGCGATGGGGCTGACCCAGCACAAGCACGGCGTGCCCACCATTCGCGAGCTGGTCAACTTCCTGCTGCTGCGCGGAAACATCGGCAGGCCGGGCGCGGGCGTGTGCCCGGTGCGCGGGCACAGCAACGTGCAGGGCGACCGCACGATGGGCATCTGGGAGCGGATGCCCCAGAGCTTCCTGGACGCGCTCGGCGCCGAGTTCGGCTTCACCCCGCCCGCCGAGCACGGCCTCGACTCGGTCGGTGCCATCCGGGCCATGCGTGACGGGCACGCGAAGGTTTTTGTCGGTGTCGCGGGGAATTTTGTGCGTGCCACGCCGGACAGCGCCGTGACCGAGGCCGCGATGCGGCGCTGCCGGCTCACCGTGCAGATCTCCACCAAGCTCAACCGTTCGCACACCGTGTGCGGGGAAACCGCGCTGATCCTGCCGACGCTGGGCCGCAGCGACCGGGACGTGCAGGCTTCCGGCGAGCAGTTCGTCACGGTCGAGGATTCGATGAGCGAGGTGCACGCGTCCAGGGGACGGCTGGCCCCGGCATCGGAACAGCTGCTCAGCGAGGTGGCGATCATCTGCCGCCTCGCCCGGCGGGTGCTGGGCGACACGGTTTCCCTTCCCTGGACGGAATTCGAAGCCGACTACGGGACGATCCGCGACCGGATCGCCAGGGTGGTCCCGGGTTTCGAGGACTTCAACCGGCGGGTCGCCGAACCCGGCGGGTTCGCGCTGCCGAATCCGGTCAACCGCGGGGTTTTCCCCACGCCGAGCGGGAAAGCGGTGTTCACCCGCAACGAGTTCACCATGGTGCGGGCGCCCGAAGGGCACCTGGTGCTCCAGTCGCTGCGCTCGCACGACCAGTGGAACACCATTCCGTACGCGATGAACGACCGGTACCGGGGCATTCACGACGCCCGCCGGGTGGTGCTGGTCAATCCGGACGACCTCAGCGCGCTCGGCTTCGAGGACCGGGAACTGGTGGACATCGTCAGCGTGTGGCACGACGGGACCGAGCGCCGGGCCGAAGGCTTCCGGGTGGTCGCCTATCCGGCGGCGCAGGGCTCGGCGGCGGCGTACTACCCGGAGACCAACGTGCTGGTGCCGCTCGACAGCGTCGCCGACATCAGCAACACGCCGACGTCCAAGGGCATCGTGGTGCGACTGGAAAAGCCCGCCGCGTGA
- a CDS encoding LysR family transcriptional regulator has protein sequence MLFRQLEYFVALARERHFARAAEACYVSQPALSEAIRKLERELKVPLVRRGHAFEGLTPEGERLVLWARRILADHDALKQEVTALQTGLTGELRLGVIPGASSTVALLTDPFCAEHPLVRVQLETSLRSASITEGIRRFELDAGLIYPDGQDLTGLRVVPLYDEQHVLVAGGDLLTGRSETISWADAVELPMCLLHRGMRGRQLIDEALAARSLALTPRLEADSVVTLLAHVGTGRWASIVPRSWIRMLRLPAGASVLRLADPAVTATVALVTSAAEPGSVLTRALVNTAQHTRITEALG, from the coding sequence ATGCTGTTCCGCCAGCTCGAATACTTCGTCGCGCTCGCCAGGGAGCGGCATTTCGCCAGGGCGGCGGAAGCCTGTTACGTGTCCCAGCCCGCGCTGTCCGAGGCCATCCGCAAGCTCGAGCGCGAACTCAAGGTGCCGCTGGTGCGCCGGGGCCACGCCTTCGAAGGGCTGACGCCCGAGGGTGAGCGGCTGGTGCTGTGGGCGCGGCGCATCCTGGCCGACCACGACGCGCTCAAGCAGGAGGTCACGGCGCTGCAGACCGGTCTCACCGGCGAGCTGCGGCTCGGCGTGATCCCCGGCGCGTCGAGCACCGTCGCGCTGCTGACCGATCCGTTCTGCGCCGAGCACCCGCTCGTGCGCGTCCAGCTGGAGACCAGCCTGCGCTCGGCGAGCATCACCGAGGGCATCCGCCGGTTCGAGCTGGACGCGGGCCTCATCTATCCGGACGGGCAGGACCTCACCGGCCTGCGGGTGGTCCCCCTGTACGACGAGCAGCACGTGCTCGTCGCCGGTGGTGACCTCCTCACCGGCCGGTCGGAGACGATCAGCTGGGCGGACGCGGTGGAGCTGCCGATGTGCCTGCTGCACCGGGGAATGCGTGGCCGCCAGCTGATCGACGAGGCACTGGCGGCCAGGTCGCTCGCGCTCACGCCGCGACTGGAGGCCGACTCCGTGGTCACGCTGCTCGCGCACGTCGGGACCGGCCGCTGGGCGAGCATCGTGCCGCGGTCCTGGATCCGGATGCTGCGCCTGCCCGCCGGCGCGTCGGTGCTGCGGCTGGCGGATCCGGCCGTGACCGCCACCGTCGCGCTGGTCACCAGCGCCGCCGAACCCGGCTCGGTGCTGACGCGCGCACTGGTCAACACCGCGCAGCACACCCGGATCACCGAAGCGCTCGGCTGA
- a CDS encoding LuxR C-terminal-related transcriptional regulator, with protein sequence MRAQPGASIAALSARETEVLVLLTGDRTDREIARELGIGERTVRAHVSRILLKLGVSSRVGAAVAATRVGLTPSGGGGG encoded by the coding sequence ATGCGTGCACAACCGGGAGCATCCATCGCGGCACTCAGCGCTCGGGAAACCGAGGTGCTGGTGCTGCTCACCGGCGACAGGACGGACCGGGAAATCGCCCGTGAGCTGGGCATCGGCGAGCGGACGGTGCGGGCGCACGTCAGCCGGATCCTGCTCAAGCTGGGGGTCTCGTCACGGGTCGGCGCGGCGGTCGCCGCCACCAGGGTGGGCCTCACCCCGAGTGGCGGCGGGGGCGGCTGA